From the genome of Acidimicrobiales bacterium, one region includes:
- a CDS encoding DUF998 domain-containing protein, which translates to MAVNRRGLLLGGVVAPGVFVAVSLVAAVVEPGYSIVDDHLSGLASTAATTRWAMTAAFVVLGAGVGTLAAALRHHLGGMAIPAVLTVAAACVVAIGLFPRSCVETACVQTAWHDTAHDVVSVPAYAALLALPLLVARHRAEVGPWAVRGLVVVGVVAALVTVLALDPGRSGSGIVQRSIAGLPLLWLAGLTVHLDRTARTGEGRGAVAPRGYARTRSGL; encoded by the coding sequence ATGGCCGTCAACCGCCGCGGGCTCCTCTTGGGAGGTGTCGTGGCTCCGGGGGTGTTCGTCGCCGTCTCGCTGGTGGCCGCCGTGGTCGAGCCCGGCTACTCGATCGTCGACGACCACCTCAGCGGCCTCGCCTCGACGGCCGCGACGACCCGTTGGGCGATGACGGCGGCGTTCGTCGTTCTCGGTGCCGGCGTCGGCACGCTCGCAGCGGCGCTACGCCATCATCTCGGGGGAATGGCGATCCCGGCGGTGCTCACCGTTGCGGCGGCGTGCGTCGTGGCGATCGGGCTCTTTCCCAGATCGTGCGTCGAGACCGCGTGCGTCCAGACCGCATGGCACGACACCGCCCACGACGTCGTGAGCGTGCCCGCCTACGCCGCGCTGCTGGCCCTCCCGCTCCTCGTCGCGCGCCACCGCGCCGAGGTCGGACCCTGGGCCGTGCGGGGACTCGTCGTCGTCGGTGTCGTGGCCGCACTCGTCACGGTCCTCGCGCTCGATCCCGGGCGCTCCGGCAGTGGCATCGTGCAACGGTCGATCGCCGGGCTGCCGCTGCTGTGGCTCGCTGGTCTCACCGTCCACCTCGACCGGACGGCGCGTACAGGCGAAGGGCGCGGCGCGGTGGCCCCTCGCGGTTACGCTCGTACCCGTTCGGGGCTGTAG
- a CDS encoding NAD(P)/FAD-dependent oxidoreductase, producing the protein MTDSVPDAVVVGSGPNGLAAAITLARAGRSVHVYEAADEIGGGTRTAELIEPGFHHDVCSAVHPFGVLSPFFAHEAEDLARHGLRWCRPEIDLTHPLEGGRVAVLRHDLAATVAGLGEDGHAYERLVGPTVRNWPKLVDSVLGPVVHLPRHPVALARFGVVAMAPATVLGRGFSTDEGKALLAGAAAHAFLPLDHLFSGAFGLTLLAGSHLAGWPVAEGGSHAITKAVAGLLTELGGEITTGRRIADLAELPSSRAVLFDIAPAQVAAIAHDSLPGRFRRKLSRFRPGPGVFKIDYTLDGPVPWADPHSAQASTVHLGGTMAEVAAAEADVAAGRHAERPYVLVAQQSVMDPTRAPEGKHTLWAYCHVPNGSTLDQTAAIEGQIERFAPGFRDVVRGRATMNSPDYEAYNPSLLGGSITGGAHDGLQLVFRPTWRSYATPNDAIWMCSSSTPPGGGVHGMCGHNAARRVLASVLR; encoded by the coding sequence GTGACGGACTCCGTACCAGACGCTGTCGTCGTCGGTTCGGGCCCCAACGGGCTCGCCGCCGCGATCACCCTCGCCCGGGCGGGACGCAGCGTCCACGTCTATGAGGCGGCCGACGAGATCGGTGGCGGCACCCGCACCGCGGAGCTGATCGAACCGGGCTTCCACCACGACGTGTGCTCGGCCGTGCACCCCTTCGGTGTCCTCTCGCCGTTCTTCGCCCACGAAGCCGAGGACCTCGCACGCCACGGTCTGCGCTGGTGCCGCCCGGAGATCGACCTCACCCATCCCCTCGAGGGGGGTCGGGTCGCCGTGCTGCGTCACGACCTCGCTGCCACAGTCGCCGGACTCGGCGAGGACGGCCACGCCTACGAGCGCCTCGTCGGGCCGACGGTGCGCAACTGGCCGAAGCTCGTGGATTCCGTTCTCGGCCCGGTCGTGCACCTCCCCCGACACCCGGTGGCGCTCGCCCGGTTCGGGGTCGTCGCCATGGCTCCCGCCACCGTCCTCGGACGCGGTTTCTCCACCGACGAGGGGAAGGCGCTCCTGGCGGGCGCGGCTGCTCACGCGTTCCTCCCGCTCGACCATCTCTTCTCCGGCGCGTTCGGGCTCACGCTTCTCGCCGGGTCCCACCTTGCCGGCTGGCCCGTCGCGGAGGGCGGCTCCCACGCCATCACGAAGGCGGTGGCCGGCCTGCTCACCGAACTCGGCGGAGAGATCACCACCGGCCGACGCATCGCCGACCTCGCCGAGCTGCCATCGTCGAGAGCGGTGCTGTTCGACATCGCCCCCGCCCAGGTGGCCGCCATCGCACACGACTCGCTCCCCGGGCGTTTCCGTCGGAAGCTGAGCCGGTTCCGCCCCGGACCCGGCGTCTTCAAGATCGACTACACGCTCGACGGTCCCGTCCCCTGGGCCGACCCCCACAGTGCGCAGGCGTCCACCGTGCACCTCGGGGGCACGATGGCCGAGGTCGCGGCCGCCGAAGCCGACGTTGCGGCCGGACGTCATGCCGAACGCCCCTACGTCCTCGTCGCGCAGCAGTCCGTGATGGATCCGACCCGCGCCCCGGAGGGCAAGCACACGCTGTGGGCCTACTGCCACGTCCCCAACGGCTCGACGCTGGACCAGACCGCGGCGATCGAAGGACAGATCGAACGGTTCGCCCCGGGCTTCCGTGACGTCGTCCGCGGTCGGGCCACCATGAACTCGCCCGACTACGAGGCCTACAACCCGTCACTGCTCGGTGGGTCCATCACCGGCGGGGCCCACGACGGCCTCCAGCTCGTCTTCCGCCCGACGTGGCGCAGCTACGCCACGCCCAACGACGCCATCTGGATGTGCTCGTCGTCCACGCCGCCCGGCGGTGGCGTCCACGGCATGTGTGGCCACAACGCTGCGCGGCGGGTCCTCGCCTCAGTCCTTCGCTGA
- a CDS encoding lysylphosphatidylglycerol synthase transmembrane domain-containing protein has protein sequence MGDISDDGGDPPRRTSVTLRYTRRTIVLLVGALTLYFVMPSVLEVFSAWDEVSTLGWGWLTLTVACQTASFGCIWALQRLALRTSSWEPVITSQLAGNAASRVIPGGGATGATVQFSLLRSAGIDAAPAASGLAAVSILQLGTTLALPVVALPGILLGAPVDSNLVHAAWLGAAIFVALFALVVVALVRDGPLRVMGNSVGWLRNTVVRRGRRWSATGERFIAERNSAIGELGDRWRIALALAVGRSLFDYLTLLVALRAVGAEPRVSLVLLAYAAGSLLTLIPITPGGLGFVEAGLTGTLALAGIGASAAVSASLLYRLASFWLPIPVGLVAGVTHGVRYRRANGNGGSAKD, from the coding sequence GTGGGCGACATCAGCGACGACGGCGGTGACCCCCCGCGCCGGACGTCTGTCACGCTGCGCTACACGCGGCGGACGATCGTGTTGCTGGTCGGCGCGCTCACGTTGTACTTCGTCATGCCCAGCGTGCTCGAGGTCTTCTCTGCCTGGGATGAGGTCTCCACCCTCGGCTGGGGTTGGCTGACCCTGACGGTCGCGTGTCAGACGGCGAGCTTCGGGTGCATCTGGGCGCTGCAGCGCCTCGCACTACGGACGAGCTCGTGGGAACCCGTGATCACGTCCCAACTCGCCGGCAACGCCGCGAGCCGGGTGATCCCCGGAGGCGGCGCCACCGGGGCGACGGTGCAGTTCTCGCTTCTACGCAGCGCGGGTATCGACGCGGCCCCGGCGGCGTCGGGGCTGGCGGCGGTGAGCATCCTCCAGTTGGGCACGACGCTCGCACTCCCGGTGGTGGCGCTTCCCGGGATCCTCCTCGGCGCACCGGTCGACTCGAACCTGGTCCACGCGGCGTGGCTGGGCGCAGCGATCTTCGTGGCGCTGTTCGCACTCGTCGTCGTCGCCCTGGTGCGCGACGGCCCGCTGCGGGTGATGGGCAACAGCGTCGGATGGTTGCGCAACACCGTCGTGCGACGCGGCAGGCGCTGGTCCGCGACGGGCGAACGCTTCATCGCCGAACGCAACTCGGCGATCGGCGAGTTGGGTGACCGCTGGCGGATCGCGCTCGCCCTCGCCGTCGGCCGCTCGCTGTTCGACTACCTCACGCTGCTGGTTGCGCTCCGGGCGGTCGGGGCTGAACCGCGCGTGTCACTCGTTCTCCTCGCCTACGCGGCCGGCTCGTTGTTGACGCTCATCCCGATCACCCCGGGCGGTCTCGGTTTCGTCGAGGCCGGCCTGACCGGCACGCTCGCGCTGGCCGGGATCGGCGCGAGTGCCGCTGTCAGCGCGTCGCTGCTATACCGCCTCGCGTCGTTCTGGCTCCCGATCCCCGTGGGCCTCGTAGCGGGCGTGACCCACGGGGTGCGGTACCGCCGAGCGAACGGCAACGGCGGATCAGCGAAGGACTGA
- the xseB gene encoding exodeoxyribonuclease VII small subunit encodes MSDETANTSGGDQVAEGYAAALDELEAILAELEDDDIDVDALAGRVERASDLLKFCRERIDQAEMTVERIVTDLADDTPDGGDPGAAGSGDDG; translated from the coding sequence ATGAGCGACGAGACGGCGAACACGAGTGGCGGCGATCAAGTCGCCGAGGGCTATGCCGCTGCGCTCGACGAGCTCGAGGCGATCCTCGCCGAACTCGAGGACGACGACATCGACGTCGACGCCCTCGCCGGCCGGGTGGAGCGGGCGAGCGATCTCCTGAAGTTCTGTCGGGAACGCATCGACCAGGCCGAGATGACCGTCGAACGCATCGTCACCGACCTCGCCGACGACACCCCCGACGGCGGCGACCCGGGCGCCGCCGGATCCGGAGACGACGGGTAG
- the xseA gene encoding exodeoxyribonuclease VII large subunit has translation MKPVADADRLFDPDPTFGVRELADRIRGVLDRTFPGEVWVRGEIRNLSRSRSGHVYFDLVEPPEPGREPTAAVNVVLFDDARQIVNRILTRAGAVKMSDGVEIRLRGVVDYYAPRGRLQVRMTSIDPEYTLGRLAADRERILAALADDGLLTLQKTLTGPLVPLRVGLVTSADSAACADVCEQLAASGHGWRVRIVDTRVQGPTADRWVADAVMRAARLDVDVIVVVRGGGARTELATFDSDLLARVIARCEVPVFTGIGHEIDTSIADEVAHEAHKTPTACAQALIDRVRSFEDRFWSAWSDVAEESRRHLTDNRRRVDGAGRRAVDASRAPLRAGRQRLDGTDRAVRREARRHVATGRRHLDVAGGRLFSDALGRTRRARTVVEAARRTLLRDATRALTPHRRQLDVAGAVLDGRNPARLLARGWTITRRGDGRILRSTSDVTPGDTIVTRLADGTVISTVDGDEGDR, from the coding sequence GTGAAGCCCGTGGCGGACGCCGACCGGCTCTTCGACCCCGACCCGACCTTCGGGGTCCGGGAACTGGCCGACCGGATCCGTGGCGTCCTCGACAGGACGTTCCCCGGCGAGGTCTGGGTCCGCGGTGAGATCCGCAACCTCAGCCGGTCACGTTCGGGCCACGTCTACTTCGACCTGGTGGAGCCGCCCGAACCCGGGCGCGAACCCACCGCCGCTGTCAACGTCGTGCTCTTCGACGACGCCCGCCAGATCGTCAACCGGATCCTGACGCGCGCCGGGGCCGTGAAGATGTCCGACGGCGTGGAGATCCGCCTGCGTGGCGTCGTCGACTACTACGCGCCACGGGGACGTCTGCAGGTGCGGATGACGAGCATCGACCCCGAGTACACGCTCGGGAGACTCGCCGCTGACCGCGAGCGGATCCTCGCCGCGCTCGCCGACGACGGCCTGCTGACCTTGCAGAAGACCCTCACCGGGCCACTGGTGCCGCTGCGCGTCGGCCTCGTGACCTCAGCCGATTCCGCTGCGTGTGCCGACGTCTGCGAGCAACTCGCCGCGTCCGGCCACGGCTGGCGCGTCAGGATCGTGGACACCCGCGTGCAGGGCCCCACGGCTGACCGCTGGGTCGCCGACGCGGTCATGAGGGCCGCCCGCCTCGACGTCGACGTGATCGTCGTCGTGCGCGGCGGCGGCGCACGCACTGAGCTGGCCACCTTCGACTCCGACCTGCTCGCGCGGGTGATCGCCCGCTGCGAGGTCCCCGTGTTCACGGGCATCGGCCACGAGATCGACACGTCCATTGCGGACGAGGTGGCCCACGAGGCGCACAAGACACCGACGGCGTGCGCCCAGGCGCTGATCGACCGGGTCCGGTCCTTCGAGGACCGTTTCTGGTCGGCATGGTCCGACGTCGCCGAGGAGTCACGGCGACACCTCACCGACAACCGTCGACGCGTGGACGGCGCCGGCCGCCGCGCGGTCGACGCGAGTCGCGCGCCCTTGCGTGCGGGTCGTCAGCGCCTCGACGGCACCGATCGCGCGGTGCGCCGCGAAGCCCGGCGGCATGTGGCCACCGGCCGTCGCCACCTCGATGTCGCCGGTGGCCGACTGTTCAGCGACGCGCTCGGCCGTACCCGCCGCGCCCGCACGGTGGTCGAAGCGGCCCGACGGACGCTCCTGCGCGACGCGACCCGGGCCCTCACGCCCCACCGGCGACAGCTGGACGTGGCGGGTGCAGTACTGGACGGGCGCAACCCGGCCCGTCTGCTGGCCCGGGGGTGGACCATCACCCGTCGTGGCGACGGGCGGATCCTGCGGTCCACATCCGACGTCACGCCAGGTGACACGATCGTGACGAGACTGGCCGACGGGACCGTGATCAGCACGGTCGACGGCGACGAGGGAGACCGATGA
- a CDS encoding ABC transporter ATP-binding protein, with the protein MRMSPHAAIGHNPDDVKGQQVTKGTVLRVVALARPYRAMLIGFIAAILLTALLALVPPLLFRRIIDDAIANGDRGQLNLLAGLILAAAFAEAGLAMIERFFSARIGEGLIYDLRTKLYDHVQRMPIAFFTQVQTGSLISRMNNDVIGAQRAMTGTLGQVISNVIVLITTLVAMFFLEWRLTLLALALLPLFVLPTKKVGRKLQALTRRQMENNAEMNTTMTERLNVSGAMLVKLFGRHDDELEEFSDRAGQVRDIGVTSAMYARTFFIALSLVGAVGTALIYWVGGWLTIENTITIGTLTAMSLFVARIYTPLTSLTNARVDIMTAFVSFDRVFEVLDTENPITDRPGAIDLIDPVGRVEIDGVRFTYPPADATTVASLESRPELPAERAAGPAIDGVTLRAEPGQLIALVGPSGAGKTTLVSLITRLYDVDEGRVVIDGHDVRDLTQQTLRRSIGVVSQDPHLFHDSVAVNLRYARPGATDAEMVAACQAAQIHEVIAALPNGYDTIVGERGYRLSGGEKQRLSIARMLLKNPSIVVLDEATSHLDSENEALVQRALAKALEGRTAIVIAHRLSTITNADAIAVLEKGRLVEHGRHDELLAANGLYSELYRTLVRSESAPTA; encoded by the coding sequence ATGCGCATGAGTCCCCACGCGGCGATCGGCCACAACCCCGACGACGTGAAGGGCCAGCAGGTGACGAAGGGGACGGTGCTGCGCGTCGTCGCCCTCGCCCGCCCGTACCGCGCGATGCTCATCGGCTTCATCGCTGCCATCCTGCTCACCGCGCTCCTCGCCCTCGTCCCGCCGCTGCTGTTCCGGCGCATCATCGACGACGCGATCGCCAACGGCGACCGGGGCCAGTTGAACCTGCTCGCCGGGCTGATCCTCGCCGCGGCGTTCGCCGAGGCCGGGCTCGCGATGATCGAGCGGTTCTTCTCGGCGCGCATCGGCGAGGGCCTGATCTACGACCTGCGGACGAAGCTCTACGACCACGTCCAGCGGATGCCCATCGCGTTCTTCACCCAGGTGCAGACCGGCTCGCTCATCAGCCGCATGAACAACGACGTGATCGGAGCTCAGCGGGCCATGACCGGCACGCTCGGTCAGGTCATCTCGAACGTGATCGTGCTGATCACGACTCTCGTGGCCATGTTCTTCCTCGAGTGGCGCCTGACGCTGCTCGCCCTGGCCCTGCTTCCACTGTTCGTGCTCCCGACGAAGAAGGTGGGCCGCAAGCTCCAGGCGCTCACCCGACGCCAGATGGAGAACAACGCCGAGATGAACACGACGATGACCGAACGGCTCAACGTGTCCGGCGCCATGCTCGTCAAGTTGTTCGGCCGCCACGACGACGAGTTGGAGGAGTTCTCCGACAGGGCCGGTCAGGTGCGTGACATCGGCGTCACGTCTGCGATGTACGCCCGCACGTTCTTCATCGCACTGAGCCTCGTCGGCGCCGTCGGCACGGCCCTCATCTACTGGGTGGGCGGGTGGCTGACGATCGAGAACACGATCACGATCGGCACGCTCACCGCGATGAGCCTGTTCGTCGCCCGGATCTACACACCGCTGACGAGTCTCACCAACGCCCGCGTCGACATCATGACGGCGTTCGTGTCCTTCGACCGCGTCTTCGAGGTGCTCGACACGGAGAACCCGATCACCGACCGTCCGGGCGCGATCGACCTGATCGACCCCGTCGGACGCGTCGAGATCGACGGCGTGCGCTTCACGTACCCGCCGGCGGACGCGACGACGGTCGCGTCGCTCGAGAGTCGGCCCGAGCTCCCCGCCGAGCGGGCAGCCGGACCCGCCATCGACGGGGTGACGCTGCGCGCCGAGCCGGGCCAGCTGATCGCACTCGTGGGACCCTCGGGCGCGGGCAAGACCACCCTCGTGTCGCTCATCACCCGCCTGTACGACGTGGACGAGGGCCGGGTGGTCATCGACGGCCACGACGTGCGTGACCTCACCCAGCAGACGCTGCGCCGCTCGATCGGCGTCGTGTCCCAGGACCCGCACCTCTTCCACGATTCGGTGGCGGTGAACCTGCGGTACGCCCGTCCCGGCGCGACCGACGCGGAGATGGTGGCGGCGTGTCAGGCGGCCCAGATCCACGAGGTCATCGCCGCGCTGCCCAACGGCTACGACACCATCGTCGGCGAACGCGGCTACCGGCTCTCCGGCGGCGAGAAACAGCGCCTCTCCATCGCCCGGATGCTGTTGAAGAACCCGTCCATCGTTGTGCTGGACGAGGCCACGAGTCATCTGGACTCCGAGAACGAGGCGCTCGTCCAGCGGGCGCTGGCCAAGGCGCTCGAGGGTCGCACGGCGATCGTCATCGCCCACCGGCTCTCGACGATCACAAACGCCGACGCCATCGCGGTGCTCGAGAAGGGGCGGCTCGTCGAACACGGGCGCCACGACGAACTCCTGGCGGCCAACGGGCTGTACTCGGAGCTCTACCGCACGCTCGTGCGCTCGGAGAGCGCCCCCACCGCGTGA
- a CDS encoding nitrilase-related carbon-nitrogen hydrolase produces the protein MASNVRAAIVQTTWTGDKDSMIEKHVGYAREAAAQGAQVMGFQELFYGPYFCQVQETEYYGYAEQIPDGPTTRLMCELAAELSMVLVVPMYEEEQPGFLYNTAAVIDADGTYLGKYRKHHIPQVNGFWEKFYFRPGNVGWPVFDTAVGKVGVYICYDRHFPEGWRALGLAGAQIVFNPSATSRGLSSYLWQLEQPASAVANEYFVAAINRVGVEPLGDNDFYGTSYFVDPRGQFVGEPASGHDEELVVRDLDMDMIAEVRNLWAFYRDRRPDAYGSLTEI, from the coding sequence ATGGCCAGCAACGTCCGAGCGGCGATCGTCCAGACGACATGGACGGGCGACAAGGACTCGATGATCGAGAAACACGTCGGGTACGCCCGTGAGGCGGCGGCGCAGGGCGCGCAGGTGATGGGGTTCCAGGAGCTGTTCTACGGCCCGTACTTCTGCCAGGTGCAGGAGACCGAGTACTACGGCTACGCCGAGCAGATCCCCGACGGGCCGACCACCAGGCTGATGTGTGAGCTCGCCGCGGAGCTGTCGATGGTGCTCGTGGTCCCGATGTACGAAGAGGAGCAGCCCGGGTTCCTCTACAACACCGCCGCTGTCATCGACGCCGACGGGACCTACCTCGGCAAGTACCGCAAGCACCACATCCCCCAGGTCAACGGGTTCTGGGAGAAGTTCTACTTCCGGCCCGGCAACGTCGGCTGGCCGGTGTTCGACACCGCCGTCGGCAAGGTCGGCGTCTACATCTGTTACGACCGGCACTTCCCCGAGGGCTGGCGTGCCCTCGGTCTCGCCGGTGCCCAGATCGTGTTCAACCCGTCGGCCACCTCACGGGGCCTGTCGTCGTACCTGTGGCAGCTCGAGCAACCCGCATCGGCGGTGGCCAACGAGTACTTCGTCGCCGCCATCAACCGCGTGGGCGTCGAACCGCTCGGCGACAACGACTTCTACGGCACCTCGTACTTCGTGGACCCACGCGGCCAGTTCGTCGGCGAGCCTGCGTCGGGTCACGACGAGGAGCTCGTCGTGCGGGACCTCGACATGGACATGATCGCCGAGGTCCGCAACCTCTGGGCCTTCTACCGGGACCGCCGCCCCGACGCCTACGGATCACTCACGGAGATCTGA
- a CDS encoding aspartate aminotransferase family protein: protein MSDELLARHREVMPSWLALYYEDPMEIVDGEGRHVTDGDGNRYLDFFGGILTTMTGYAVPEVVEAIQAQAAKMLHTSTLYLIEPMVALAEKIAGLSDIDGVKVFFTTSGTEANDAALLLATSYRRSNQILAMRNSYHGRSFSTMAITGNRSWSSSSLSGLSVNYVHGGYRLRSPFRELPDAEYTAACVQDLRDVIDMCTAGDVACLIAEPIQGVGGFTVPPDGFFGEFKKVLDESGILFVADEVQTGWGRTGEHFWGYQAHGVVPDMVTFAKGVGNGLPLAGVIARPDVMDCLGANSISTFGGNPLVAAGGLANLEYLLSHDLQANAHKTGNRLREGLEPLVERTDWIAEVRGRGLMQAFECVEVGGTTPDAARAGALLEATRRHGLLIGKGGLYGNVLRIAPPLSVTEDEVDTAVNIIATSIEEIS, encoded by the coding sequence ATGAGCGACGAACTGCTCGCCCGCCACAGGGAGGTCATGCCGTCCTGGTTGGCGCTGTACTACGAGGATCCGATGGAGATCGTCGACGGCGAGGGGCGTCACGTCACCGACGGCGACGGCAACCGCTACCTCGACTTCTTCGGCGGCATCCTCACGACGATGACCGGGTACGCGGTGCCCGAGGTGGTCGAGGCCATCCAGGCCCAGGCGGCGAAGATGCTGCACACCTCCACGCTGTACCTCATCGAGCCGATGGTCGCTCTCGCCGAGAAGATCGCCGGGCTGTCCGACATCGACGGTGTCAAGGTGTTCTTCACGACGTCGGGCACCGAGGCCAACGACGCAGCGCTGCTCCTGGCGACGAGCTACCGCCGCTCCAACCAGATCCTCGCGATGCGCAACAGCTACCACGGCCGGTCGTTCTCGACCATGGCGATCACCGGCAACCGGTCGTGGTCGTCGTCGAGCCTGTCGGGTCTGTCGGTCAACTACGTCCACGGCGGCTACCGGCTCCGGAGCCCGTTCCGTGAACTCCCCGATGCGGAGTACACGGCGGCGTGTGTGCAGGACCTTCGCGACGTGATCGACATGTGCACCGCCGGCGACGTCGCATGCCTCATCGCCGAGCCCATCCAGGGGGTCGGCGGGTTCACAGTGCCGCCCGACGGTTTCTTCGGGGAGTTCAAGAAGGTCCTCGACGAGTCAGGGATCCTCTTCGTCGCGGACGAGGTCCAGACCGGCTGGGGCCGCACCGGTGAGCACTTCTGGGGCTACCAGGCCCACGGCGTCGTGCCCGACATGGTCACCTTCGCGAAGGGCGTCGGCAACGGGCTGCCTCTCGCCGGTGTCATCGCCCGGCCCGACGTCATGGACTGCCTCGGTGCCAATTCGATCTCCACGTTCGGCGGCAACCCACTCGTCGCCGCCGGGGGCCTCGCCAACCTCGAGTACCTCCTGAGCCATGACCTGCAGGCCAACGCCCACAAGACCGGCAACCGGCTCCGGGAGGGGCTGGAGCCGCTCGTGGAACGGACCGACTGGATCGCCGAGGTCCGTGGTCGGGGGCTCATGCAGGCCTTCGAGTGCGTCGAGGTGGGCGGGACCACCCCCGACGCCGCCCGCGCGGGTGCACTGCTCGAAGCCACGAGGCGCCACGGTCTGCTCATCGGCAAGGGCGGTCTCTACGGCAACGTCCTGCGGATCGCCCCGCCGCTGAGCGTGACCGAGGACGAGGTCGACACCGCCGTGAACATCATCGCCACATCGATCGAAGAGATCTCCTAG
- the hydA gene encoding dihydropyrimidinase translates to MRMLIENGTVVSPTGAEPADVLVQDGVIEALIRPGSALAGAVGDVDRRIDASGRYVVPGGIDVHTHMELPFGGTFASDTFETGTRAAAWGGTTTIVDFAVQTYGESVRASLDAWFEKAEGNCAIDYGFHMIMGGVDDAALKEMDALVAEGITSFKLFMAYPGVLYSDDGQIFKAMQVAANNGGLIQMHAENGIAIDVIAEQAAARGQTDPIYHGITRPSRLEGEATNRAIQLALVAGAPVYFVHLSASEALEHVAAARDEGHNVFAETCPQYLYLTLEDQLGAPGFEGAKWVCSPPLRTKHEHHHADLWRGLRTNDLSIVATDHCPFCMKDQKELGREDFRAIPNGIGSVEHRMDLIYQGVVTGELSLERWVETCSTTPARMFGMYPQKGIIAPGSDADIVLYDPNAKTTISVDNHHMNMDYSAWEGFEIDGRVETVISKGKVLIEGGAYHGKPGDGAYLRRKTSQYLH, encoded by the coding sequence ATGCGAATGCTCATCGAGAACGGGACGGTCGTGTCGCCCACGGGGGCGGAGCCAGCCGACGTCCTCGTCCAGGACGGCGTCATCGAGGCGCTCATCCGGCCGGGTTCGGCCCTGGCTGGAGCCGTCGGCGACGTGGACCGGCGCATCGACGCGTCCGGCCGCTACGTCGTGCCCGGCGGTATCGACGTCCACACCCACATGGAACTCCCCTTCGGCGGGACCTTCGCGTCGGACACGTTCGAGACCGGCACCCGGGCCGCCGCCTGGGGAGGCACGACGACGATCGTCGACTTCGCCGTCCAGACCTACGGCGAGAGCGTGCGGGCGAGCCTCGACGCCTGGTTCGAGAAGGCCGAGGGCAACTGCGCCATCGACTACGGGTTCCACATGATCATGGGTGGCGTCGACGATGCCGCGCTCAAGGAGATGGACGCTCTCGTCGCCGAGGGCATCACGAGCTTCAAGCTGTTCATGGCCTACCCGGGGGTCCTGTACTCCGACGACGGCCAGATCTTCAAGGCGATGCAGGTGGCCGCCAACAACGGCGGACTGATCCAGATGCACGCCGAGAACGGCATCGCCATCGACGTGATCGCCGAGCAGGCCGCGGCACGCGGCCAGACCGACCCGATCTACCACGGCATCACCCGGCCGTCGCGGTTGGAAGGTGAGGCCACGAACCGTGCGATCCAGTTGGCGCTCGTCGCCGGAGCCCCCGTCTACTTCGTGCACCTGTCGGCATCCGAGGCGCTCGAACACGTTGCGGCCGCCCGTGACGAGGGGCACAACGTGTTCGCCGAGACCTGCCCCCAGTACCTGTACCTGACCCTCGAGGACCAACTGGGCGCCCCCGGGTTCGAGGGTGCGAAGTGGGTGTGCTCGCCGCCGTTGCGGACCAAGCACGAACACCACCACGCGGACCTGTGGCGGGGTCTGCGCACCAACGACCTGTCCATCGTCGCCACCGACCACTGCCCCTTCTGCATGAAGGACCAGAAGGAACTCGGTCGCGAGGACTTCCGCGCCATCCCCAACGGGATCGGCTCGGTCGAGCACCGCATGGACCTCATCTACCAGGGCGTCGTCACCGGTGAACTGAGCCTCGAGCGTTGGGTCGAGACCTGCTCGACCACCCCGGCGCGCATGTTCGGGATGTATCCGCAGAAGGGCATCATCGCCCCCGGTTCCGACGCGGACATCGTCCTCTACGACCCGAACGCGAAGACGACCATCAGCGTCGACAACCACCACATGAACATGGACTACTCGGCCTGGGAGGGCTTCGAGATCGACGGCAGGGTCGAGACCGTCATCTCCAAGGGCAAGGTCCTGATCGAAGGTGGTGCCTACCACGGCAAGCCCGGCGACGGTGCGTACCTGCGGCGCAAGACGTCGCAGTACCTGCACTGA